The Panicum virgatum strain AP13 chromosome 5K, P.virgatum_v5, whole genome shotgun sequence genome has a window encoding:
- the LOC120710039 gene encoding uncharacterized protein LOC120710039: MEQQEAGGGGDLQQQVISGKEEGLVLATWDCGSPLYDSFELASVHRVLESHLMVLPFPGDDAASRSRRLERRGGSGTAPPPPHETSNRSAVRRWRKVGRWRGNKAAAAVFRAVTCWGKL; encoded by the coding sequence ATGGAGCAGCAGgaggcaggaggaggaggtgacctgcagcagcaggtgatcagtgggaaggaggaggggcTGGTGCTTGCCACCTGGGACTGCGGGAGCCCGCTGTACGACTCCTTCGAGCTCGCGTCGGTGCACCGCGTCCTGGAGAGCCACCTCATGGTCCTCCCGTTCCCCGGGGACGACGCGGCGTCGCGGTCCCGCCGTCTCGAGCGTcggggcggcagcggcacggcgccgccgccgcctcacgaGACCAGTAACCGCAGCGCGGTGAGGAGGTGGCGGAAGGTGGGGCGGTGGAGGGGGAACAAGGCCGCGGCGGCAGTATTCAGAGCTGTTACGTGTTGGGGGAAGTTGTAG
- the LOC120710116 gene encoding uncharacterized protein LOC120710116 translates to MNLISSIEPLNGGNYSKWTEQVEMALALADIDLVVTTPCPTAPVAPVRGQSETACDWQERERAHAVVQMKHDLEKTKWNSSNRKCLMVIKGSIVDTIRGAIPDAPTAVEYLKKVESQFVGSSKAYAQTLIQRLVVSKYIGGGIREHILKMSNMASKLHVEMKLPAPFIVHLVLASLPREFETFVVNYNISPEQWDLEKLIAMCVQEEVRLKASHGDSLSFVKHNIKKKDFQDKVAKPQGKPRWEKGSSSHAPNKAPKKRLATCRKG, encoded by the coding sequence ATGAACCTCATCTCAAGCATTGAGCCTCTCAATGGAGGAAACTACAGCAAGTGGACAGAGCAAGTTGAGATGGCACTTGCACTGGCAGACATTGACTTAGTTGTTACCACACCGTGTCCCACAGCTCCTGTGGCACCGGTGAGGGGTCAGAGTGAGACTGCTTGTGATTGGCAGGAAAGAGAAAGGGCACATGCTGTTGTGCAAATGAAGCATGATCTAGAGAAAACTAAGTGGAACTCATCCAACCGCAAGTGCTTGATGGTTATCAAGGGCTCCATAGTGGACACCATAAGGGGAGCAATCCCAGATGCTCCCACTGCAGTTGAGTACCTCAAGAAAGTGGAGAGTCAATTTGTTGGCTCTTCAAAAGCTTATGCTCAGACTCTGATTCAGAGGTTGGTTGTTAGCAAGTACATTGGTGGGGGCATAAGAGAGCATATTCTGAAGATGAGTAACATGGCATCTAAGCTTCATGTGGAAATGAAGCTTCCAGCTCCTTTCATTGTCCACTTGGTTCTAGCTTCCTTGCCAAGAGAGTTTGAGACTTTTGTTGTTAACTACAACATCAGTCCAGAGCAGTGGGACTTGGAGAAGCTCATTGCTATGTGTGTGCAAGAAGAGGTTAGGCTTAAGGCTTCACATGGTGACTCTCTCAGCTTTGTGAAGCACAACATCAAGAAAAAGGACTTTCAAGATAAGGTCGCTAAACCCCAGGGGAAACCTCGGTGGGAAAAAGGCTCCTCTTCTCATGCACCCAACAAGGCTCCAAAAAAAAGATTAGCCACCTGCAGAAAAGGATGA
- the LOC120710040 gene encoding transcription factor WRKY19-like yields MEGMSEDKCALVAELVRVLEMVRQLEAHTAGQQGGAAAGGEQRCRALVCTMRDSIDRAVHMAMSCCAAGGQPESPPSGGDGGSPRSAGSDQAGDFRGRGNAAGQCKKRKTLPKRSTQVRVSAVQDVTPLDDGLSWRKYGQKDILGAKYPRAYFRCTHRRTQSCNASKQVQRTDGDPLLFDVVYHGSHTCAQAQHQGAAAAHPGGGNQGAQTASPGLLEAAAGPVLPFSLPSNAPAAGADDAGGSRLPGGGAGARATASPFVSPATTPECLAREDVPHHDAELDSTTNSPMTMAEMDFMFPLDTADFLENPDSYF; encoded by the exons ATGGAGGGCATGTCGGAAGACAAGTGCGCCCTGGTGGCGGAGCTGGTGCGGGTGCTGGAGATGGTGAGGCAGCTGGAGGCGCACACGGCGGGCCagcagggcggcgcggcggccggaggggaGCAGCGGTGCCGGGCGCTCGTGTGCACCATGCGCGACTCCATCGACAGGGCCGTGCACATGGCCATGtcctgctgcgccgccggcgggcaGCCGGAGTCGCCGCCGtccggcggggacggcggcagCCCGCGCAGCGCCGGGTCGGACCAGGCCGGCGACTTCCGGGGCCGCGGCAATGCGGCGGGCCAGTGCAAGAAGAG GAAGACGCTGCCGAAGCGGAGCACCCAGGTGAGGGTGAGCGCCGTCCAGGACGTCACCCCCCTCGACGACGGCCTCAGCTGGAGGAAGTACGGCCAGAAGGACATCCTCGGCGCCAAGTACCCaag AGCCTACTTCCGGTGCACGCACCGGCGCACGCAGAGCTGCAACGCGAGCAAGCAGGTGCAGCGCACGGACGGCGACCCGCTGCTCTTCGATGTCGTGTACCACGGCTCCCACACGTGCGCCCAGGCACAGcaccagggcgccgccgccgcgcaccccgGCGGAGGCAACCAGGGGGCCCAGACGGCCTCCCCGGGGTTGCTGGAAGCGGCAGCAGGGCCCGTGCTGCCGTTCTCGCTCCCCTccaacgcgccggcggcgggcgccgacgacgccggcggcagccgtctcccgggcggcggcgccggcgcccgtgcCACCGCGTCCCCTTTCGTGTCCCCGGCGACGACGCCGGAGTGCCTGGCACGGGAGGACGTGCCGCATCACGACGCTGAGCTCGACTCCACCACGAACTCCCCGATGACCATGGCGGAGATGGACTTCATGTTCCCGCTGGACACCGCCGATTTCTTGGAGAACCCGGACAGCTACTTCTGA